The Methanobacterium sp. BAmetb5 genome includes a region encoding these proteins:
- a CDS encoding redox-regulated ATPase YchF, whose amino-acid sequence MLQIAVTGKPNVGKSSFFNAATLSEAEVASYPFTTIDVNKAVTHVVKPCPCQELEVECNPRNSQCREGQRLIPVELLDVAGLVPGAHEGRGLGNKFLDDLRQARVFIHVIDASGSTDEEGRPCEAGSHDPLEDVDFLQHEITMWLFGILHKNWNRLVRKALSEKLDIAKVIAEQLSGAGIMVEDVLEAKRTITKEYKDWEDEDMILLLDNLLKIAKPMMIVANKADLPHAQENIQRLKEKYDNVVPASAEAELALSRAAEAGLIKYTSGEDDFEILQADKLSPQQLKALEYIRENVLQKYGGTGVQEALNQAIFNLLDMIVVYPVEDEHKLSDQKGNVLPDALLIPRGSKPRDMAFLIHTDIGEGFMHAIDARSCRRVSSDHELQDGDIISIITR is encoded by the coding sequence ATGCTCCAGATTGCAGTTACCGGAAAGCCCAACGTGGGTAAATCATCTTTTTTCAACGCAGCCACTTTATCAGAGGCCGAAGTAGCCAGTTACCCATTTACCACCATCGATGTTAACAAAGCAGTGACCCACGTGGTTAAACCATGTCCCTGCCAGGAACTGGAGGTGGAATGTAACCCACGAAACTCCCAGTGCCGGGAAGGCCAGCGACTAATACCCGTGGAGTTGTTAGATGTGGCCGGACTTGTACCCGGAGCCCACGAAGGCCGGGGATTAGGTAACAAATTCCTGGATGACCTGCGCCAGGCCAGAGTGTTCATCCATGTCATTGATGCCTCGGGATCCACTGATGAAGAGGGCCGGCCCTGTGAGGCAGGTAGCCATGACCCCCTGGAGGATGTGGATTTCCTGCAGCACGAAATAACCATGTGGCTCTTTGGAATACTCCATAAAAACTGGAACCGCCTGGTGAGAAAGGCCCTGTCAGAGAAACTGGACATTGCCAAAGTAATAGCTGAACAGCTCAGTGGTGCCGGTATCATGGTGGAAGATGTGCTGGAAGCTAAAAGGACAATTACCAAGGAGTATAAAGACTGGGAAGATGAAGATATGATCCTTCTCCTGGACAATCTCCTTAAAATCGCCAAACCCATGATGATCGTGGCCAACAAGGCCGATCTTCCCCATGCCCAGGAGAACATCCAGAGACTTAAAGAAAAATATGATAACGTGGTCCCGGCATCGGCCGAGGCAGAACTGGCCCTGAGTAGAGCTGCAGAAGCAGGGTTAATAAAATACACCTCGGGAGAAGATGACTTTGAAATCTTGCAGGCAGATAAGTTGAGTCCGCAGCAGTTAAAGGCCCTGGAGTACATTCGGGAAAACGTTCTCCAGAAATACGGGGGAACCGGAGTCCAGGAAGCCCTTAACCAGGCCATTTTCAACCTTCTGGATATGATCGTGGTTTACCCGGTGGAAGATGAACACAAACTCTCTGATCAGAAGGGAAATGTACTACCGGATGCACTGCTCATACCTCGTGGTTCTAAACCAAGGGATATGGCATTCCTAATTCACACCGATATTGGTGAGGGTTTCATGCACGCCATTGACGCCCGGAGCTGCCGTAGGGTGTCCAGTGACCATGAACTCCAGGATGGAGATATAATCAGTATAATTACACGCTAG
- a CDS encoding zinc dependent phospholipase C family protein, protein MNKNLIMLILTSLTFLAVLQPVSAWGAPNHYAIVEEVYNTLPADAQGNLDLDKMLDGADDPDYKFMDYQYHHYPDSQEKINYWLGKGRESYLNGDYNQASYCFGVATHYISDSVCPPHSGEGHSGYQHTKLELQAIFLTPHLSEKTGDMNGELAVCSQMSGNSWEDWLKTGDNEDIQQCLNKAADLSYLAVNNAVS, encoded by the coding sequence ATGAATAAAAACCTGATAATGTTAATTCTTACTTCTTTAACATTTTTAGCAGTACTCCAACCAGTGTCTGCTTGGGGAGCACCCAACCATTATGCCATAGTTGAAGAAGTTTATAACACCCTTCCTGCAGATGCACAGGGGAATTTAGACCTGGATAAAATGCTTGACGGGGCGGATGACCCTGATTATAAGTTCATGGACTATCAATATCATCATTACCCGGATAGTCAGGAAAAAATAAATTATTGGCTTGGAAAAGGCCGGGAATCTTATTTAAATGGGGATTACAATCAGGCCAGCTACTGTTTTGGTGTGGCAACCCATTATATTTCGGATAGTGTGTGCCCGCCCCATTCAGGAGAGGGACACTCTGGTTACCAGCACACTAAATTGGAGTTACAGGCCATATTTTTAACACCCCACCTCTCGGAGAAAACCGGTGATATGAATGGTGAATTGGCAGTGTGCAGTCAGATGAGTGGGAATTCATGGGAAGACTGGTTAAAAACTGGTGATAATGAAGATATACAGCAATGTCTGAATAAAGCAGCTGATTTATCTTATCTGGCAGTGAATAATGCTGTTTCATGA
- a CDS encoding DUF2207 domain-containing protein — MDKKNFIIRTVLISLILISFSGLAFAEDRSYSIPSLDMDLFLQNDGSIHVKETIHYSFSGTYNGVYRDIPLKNGQILQNLKVSTNGAYSSPEIIDQGTTKRIKIYLYSDAAKTTPITSKDVDVTLEYDLSHVLRFYNDIVELQYKLVGENWDVDIGQLNARIHAPSSDGVKYWLNPPYYAKNSSWQGNTLEVTSKTVPSGDYFEVRMALPKDQFSSNPTNGTIINQDALNQIEQIQNNYQNQLNFKGTLYSILAILMLLGIFIPVIIYFRYGREPKIDYQAEYERDIPTDDPPALVNAICGPGFSKKIGEPDMDGFKATIMDLIDRKYLLIEKEPSSQEGYGFDDSLFLKVNPGKDKSTLKGFEQDVLNFLEEFADEGLISLDQISADLSNRETAKSFRETYMDWRAGIKDEYLNDDQLSKIFNKKGDNYLKIFGIVGLVVAAIVFFFTITDPLPAASYALVASIVLGLVSIISLLLPQKVGGQWTTYGEEYDAKWHNFKKYIQDFSLIKEYPPESVAIWNKYLVYATALGAAEAVKKAMELYLPSDQLEGSDIYLFHYYGGYVLLSSSLDTGLTTATAGSGGDFGGVGDIGGGDIGGGGGAF; from the coding sequence TTGGATAAAAAGAACTTCATTATCCGGACAGTCCTAATATCCCTTATTTTAATTTCTTTTTCAGGATTGGCCTTTGCCGAAGACCGGAGTTACTCCATACCTTCCCTGGACATGGACCTCTTCCTGCAGAACGATGGTTCCATCCATGTTAAGGAAACCATCCATTACTCCTTTTCGGGAACCTACAATGGAGTGTACCGGGATATACCTTTAAAAAATGGACAAATTCTGCAAAATTTGAAAGTTTCCACGAATGGTGCTTATTCCAGTCCGGAAATTATTGATCAGGGCACCACCAAACGGATCAAAATATATCTCTACTCTGACGCGGCAAAAACTACTCCCATTACCAGTAAAGACGTGGATGTCACTCTGGAATATGATTTATCCCATGTACTCCGTTTTTACAATGATATAGTTGAATTACAGTATAAACTGGTGGGAGAAAATTGGGACGTAGATATAGGTCAGCTTAACGCTAGAATTCATGCCCCCTCCAGTGATGGTGTGAAATACTGGCTAAATCCACCTTACTATGCCAAAAATTCCAGTTGGCAGGGCAACACCCTGGAAGTAACCAGTAAGACGGTTCCTTCTGGAGATTATTTCGAAGTGAGGATGGCCCTACCTAAAGATCAGTTCTCGTCCAATCCCACCAACGGTACCATCATAAACCAGGACGCTCTGAACCAGATAGAACAGATACAAAATAACTACCAGAATCAGCTAAACTTTAAAGGCACTCTATACTCTATTCTGGCCATTTTAATGCTACTGGGTATTTTCATACCGGTGATTATTTATTTCCGTTATGGGAGAGAACCGAAAATAGATTATCAGGCAGAATACGAGCGAGATATCCCTACAGATGATCCTCCGGCTCTGGTTAATGCCATATGCGGTCCGGGGTTCTCCAAAAAAATAGGAGAACCGGATATGGATGGATTTAAAGCCACCATAATGGACCTCATTGACCGGAAATATCTTTTAATAGAAAAAGAACCCTCATCCCAGGAAGGATATGGATTCGATGATTCCCTGTTCCTGAAGGTCAACCCGGGAAAGGATAAATCCACACTCAAAGGATTTGAACAGGATGTTTTGAATTTCCTGGAAGAATTTGCGGACGAAGGCCTTATATCTCTAGATCAGATATCTGCAGATTTATCGAACCGAGAAACTGCTAAATCCTTCCGAGAAACTTATATGGACTGGAGAGCAGGTATAAAAGATGAATACCTCAATGACGACCAGTTGAGTAAGATATTCAATAAGAAGGGCGACAACTACCTGAAGATCTTCGGAATAGTGGGGCTTGTGGTGGCGGCTATTGTGTTCTTTTTCACCATAACTGACCCTCTACCTGCGGCTAGCTATGCTTTAGTAGCATCCATAGTACTGGGGCTGGTTTCCATCATTTCCCTGCTCCTGCCCCAGAAGGTAGGGGGGCAGTGGACCACCTACGGCGAAGAATACGATGCAAAATGGCACAATTTCAAGAAGTATATCCAGGATTTCAGCCTGATAAAGGAATACCCTCCGGAATCCGTGGCCATCTGGAACAAGTACTTGGTATACGCTACAGCCCTGGGAGCGGCAGAGGCCGTCAAAAAGGCCATGGAACTGTACCTCCCCAGTGACCAGCTGGAAGGCAGTGACATCTACCTGTTCCATTACTACGGGGGATACGTTCTCCTCTCCTCATCCCTAGATACTGGTCTCACCACGGCCACAGCCGGTTCTGGTGGAGACTTCGGAGGAGTGGGTGACATTGGTGGAGGAGATATTGGAGGTGGAGGAGGGGCTTTTTAG
- a CDS encoding TRC40/GET3/ArsA family transport-energizing ATPase gives MAIKDLFHFNKGKTTFVFIGGKGGVGKTTVSASTALWLADQGKKTLVISTDPAHSLSDSLERHLEHDPTPIGENLWAAEIDPEVAMQDYQVKMKEQQALNPGMDMGMMQDQMEMATMSPGIDEAAAFDKFLQYMTTDEYDVVVFDTAPTGHTLRLLSFPEMMDSWVGKMIKVRRQIGSMAKAFKNIMPFMGDEEEEDKALEDMEATKKQIRAAREVMADPERTSFKMVVIPEEMSIYESERAMEALEKNNMNTDAVIVNQIQPEEADCDFCRARRQIQQKRMESIRQKFGNQVVAEIPLFREEIKGTDKLREVGNILYGES, from the coding sequence ATGGCAATTAAAGACCTTTTCCATTTTAATAAAGGAAAAACAACATTCGTATTTATCGGAGGGAAAGGAGGAGTGGGTAAAACTACCGTATCAGCCTCAACCGCCCTATGGTTGGCTGATCAAGGTAAAAAAACCCTGGTAATCTCAACAGATCCCGCACACTCCCTTTCTGACTCTTTAGAAAGACACTTGGAACATGACCCCACCCCCATCGGTGAAAATCTGTGGGCTGCAGAAATTGATCCCGAAGTAGCCATGCAGGACTATCAGGTTAAAATGAAGGAACAACAGGCCCTCAACCCGGGTATGGATATGGGAATGATGCAGGACCAGATGGAAATGGCCACCATGTCCCCCGGAATTGACGAAGCAGCGGCTTTTGACAAGTTCCTGCAGTACATGACCACCGATGAGTATGATGTGGTGGTTTTTGACACCGCGCCAACCGGTCACACCTTGAGACTCCTGTCCTTCCCGGAAATGATGGATAGCTGGGTAGGGAAGATGATCAAGGTCAGGAGACAGATCGGAAGCATGGCCAAGGCCTTCAAGAACATCATGCCCTTCATGGGAGATGAAGAAGAAGAGGACAAAGCCCTGGAAGATATGGAAGCAACTAAAAAACAGATACGCGCTGCCAGGGAAGTTATGGCCGATCCGGAACGAACATCATTTAAGATGGTGGTTATTCCAGAGGAAATGTCCATCTACGAATCTGAAAGAGCTATGGAAGCACTGGAAAAGAATAACATGAACACTGACGCCGTTATCGTCAACCAGATCCAGCCAGAAGAAGCAGACTGTGATTTCTGCCGTGCACGACGTCAGATTCAGCAAAAAAGGATGGAAAGTATCCGTCAGAAATTTGGTAATCAGGTGGTGGCGGAGATACCCCTGTTCCGTGAGGAAATCAAGGGTACGGATAAACTGCGCGAAGTAGGGAATATTTTATACGGGGAGTCTTAA
- a CDS encoding cupin domain-containing protein, producing the protein MLIKSLNKCNYTQAMDETVLCELLHPKNENIEMGCSIAHAIIEPGKASLPHKLNKSVEIYYMLEGEGEMHIDSESTIVKPGDAIYIPPGSSQWIENPGDAPLKFLCVVTPPWQENDEELCD; encoded by the coding sequence ATGTTAATAAAATCCCTTAATAAATGTAATTACACCCAGGCAATGGATGAAACCGTACTGTGTGAACTTCTGCATCCTAAAAATGAAAATATTGAAATGGGTTGCAGTATTGCCCACGCCATCATAGAACCAGGCAAAGCCTCCTTACCCCACAAACTGAATAAATCGGTGGAAATTTATTATATGCTAGAAGGGGAAGGTGAAATGCACATCGATAGTGAATCCACCATAGTTAAACCTGGTGACGCTATTTACATTCCTCCGGGATCATCCCAGTGGATTGAGAACCCTGGTGATGCTCCTTTGAAGTTTTTGTGCGTGGTAACTCCCCCCTGGCAGGAAAATGACGAAGAACTGTGTGATTAA
- the cbiE gene encoding precorrin-6y C5,15-methyltransferase (decarboxylating) subunit CbiE, with protein MSKLYLVGIGPGSSDYLTKAAIECAHSVDVLVGSRRALDLFPGFAGETLVLRAQNMDEMMKKSISRVHEGRNVAILSTGDPGFSGVLKPILKLREELDLEVIPGISSLQLAAARLQLPWDEINLLTLHGKGNSHVILDYVDNGKPTMVLPDFRVEKLAQFLIDEGINPERKVSVCERLSYPDERIFTGNLREIANMEFSYLCVMVVY; from the coding sequence ATGTCAAAACTTTATTTGGTGGGAATAGGGCCAGGATCCAGTGATTACTTAACCAAGGCAGCCATAGAATGCGCACACTCTGTTGATGTGCTGGTGGGGAGTCGAAGGGCCCTGGATTTGTTCCCGGGATTTGCAGGGGAAACACTGGTACTCCGGGCACAGAATATGGATGAAATGATGAAAAAATCAATTTCCCGGGTACATGAAGGTAGAAACGTGGCCATCCTATCCACCGGAGACCCGGGATTTTCGGGAGTTCTAAAACCCATACTGAAACTACGGGAAGAACTGGATCTAGAGGTAATTCCCGGTATCAGTTCGCTGCAACTGGCAGCGGCCCGGCTCCAGTTACCATGGGATGAGATCAACCTGCTCACCCTTCACGGTAAGGGAAACTCTCATGTAATACTGGATTATGTGGATAATGGGAAGCCAACCATGGTTTTACCTGATTTTAGGGTGGAGAAACTGGCACAGTTTTTAATTGATGAGGGAATAAATCCTGAAAGGAAGGTTTCAGTATGTGAACGTCTCAGTTATCCTGATGAAAGAATATTTACCGGGAATCTAAGAGAAATAGCAAATATGGAGTTTAGTTACCTCTGCGTGATGGTGGTTTACTAG
- a CDS encoding cation-transporting P-type ATPase has product MMINELPPEDVFEELNSSERGLSTDEAQKRLEKYGPNQIEEIKKKPVIFKFLANLYQLLALLLWAASGLAFLSGTPQLGLAIIAVIIINAVFSFWQEYKAEQALEALKNILPSTAKVIRDNEKREILSAQLVPGDLLVLEEGDNISADARLVEANQMKVDISTLTGESKPVRKFSHETRDIDHTFVEMGNLVFAGTSVVSGSGKAVLFATGRDTEFNQIASLTQEVSQEASPLQKELARVTRIIASVAILLGVVLFAVNLWVVKLPLSVAFIFAIGLTVANVPEGLLPTVTLALAASVQKMVRKNALIKRLSSVETLGSTNIICTDKTGTLTKNEMTVRKIWLPCQIIEVTGAGYSPEGEFLHHENPINHDEIRELKLLMRSATFCNDSRLVEPEQEGEKWKIIGDPTEASLLVAARKSGFNWEEEMKQKPRILELPFDSQRKSMTSIHQEEGKQVAYVKGAPKKIIKLSPLISDDGTVRPFTDQEKEKVFKIHDKLAASGLRILAMAYRVLPPGFDDYQTGSVEQELVFLGMMAMQDPPRPEVKPAVEDCHKAGISIIMITGDYGLTAQAIAQEVGIVSQACRIVKGKELDQMSDDEIREILQGDCNVIFARAVPEHKMRIASILEGMDEIVAMTGDGVNDAPALRKADIGVAMGITGTDVAKEAADMILTDDNFATIVEAIKEGRTIYENIRKFITYIFSHETAEIVPFVMMVLFRIPLPITVMQILAIDLGTDTVPALALGVGPSESDVMDRPPRPRSERLLNRGVIFRGYVFLGVIEAALVMSGFFWVLLSSGWAWGQQLSFTDPVYLKATSMVFAGIVLAQMGNLLACQTNRTSVLEVGIFKNRWILRGIAFSVAILLAIIYIPPLQELFGTTSLGLTEWIYLLTFVPVMFLADEVRKYIVRKRV; this is encoded by the coding sequence ATGATGATCAATGAACTCCCCCCTGAAGATGTATTTGAAGAATTAAACTCTTCTGAGAGAGGATTATCTACTGATGAGGCCCAGAAGAGGCTTGAAAAATATGGGCCCAATCAAATTGAGGAAATTAAGAAAAAACCGGTTATTTTTAAGTTTTTGGCCAATCTTTATCAGCTTCTGGCTCTGTTGTTATGGGCCGCCAGTGGACTGGCTTTTTTAAGTGGTACTCCCCAGTTAGGATTGGCTATTATCGCCGTCATTATCATAAATGCTGTTTTTAGTTTCTGGCAGGAATACAAGGCTGAACAGGCACTGGAGGCCCTTAAGAATATACTCCCCTCCACAGCGAAGGTGATCAGGGATAATGAGAAAAGGGAGATATTATCTGCCCAGCTGGTTCCCGGTGATCTGCTGGTGCTGGAAGAGGGAGACAACATATCGGCCGATGCCCGTCTGGTGGAGGCCAACCAGATGAAGGTGGATATTTCCACCCTTACCGGTGAGTCCAAACCAGTAAGGAAATTCTCCCACGAAACCCGGGACATTGACCATACCTTTGTGGAGATGGGTAATCTGGTATTTGCCGGAACCAGTGTGGTTTCTGGCTCGGGAAAGGCAGTGCTATTTGCTACTGGCCGAGATACCGAGTTTAACCAGATAGCCAGTTTAACCCAGGAGGTCAGCCAGGAAGCCAGCCCCCTGCAGAAGGAACTAGCCAGAGTAACCCGTATCATAGCTTCCGTGGCCATATTACTGGGAGTTGTTCTCTTTGCCGTGAATCTGTGGGTGGTTAAACTCCCCCTTTCCGTGGCCTTCATATTTGCCATTGGCCTGACCGTGGCCAATGTTCCGGAAGGATTGCTCCCCACAGTCACCCTGGCCCTGGCGGCCTCGGTGCAAAAGATGGTTCGCAAAAATGCCCTTATAAAACGTTTATCCAGTGTGGAGACCCTGGGATCCACCAATATAATCTGTACTGATAAAACAGGGACGTTGACCAAGAATGAGATGACGGTGCGTAAGATCTGGTTACCCTGCCAGATAATCGAGGTTACCGGGGCGGGATATTCCCCGGAAGGGGAGTTTTTACACCACGAAAATCCCATAAACCATGATGAAATCCGGGAACTAAAACTTCTCATGCGATCGGCCACCTTCTGCAATGATTCCAGACTGGTGGAACCAGAGCAGGAGGGAGAAAAATGGAAGATCATTGGTGATCCTACGGAAGCTTCCCTGCTGGTAGCTGCCCGTAAAAGTGGTTTTAACTGGGAAGAGGAGATGAAACAGAAACCAAGGATACTGGAGCTACCCTTCGATTCTCAACGGAAATCCATGACCAGTATCCACCAGGAGGAAGGTAAACAGGTAGCCTATGTGAAGGGAGCCCCCAAGAAAATAATCAAACTTTCCCCCCTGATCTCTGATGATGGTACGGTACGGCCCTTCACTGACCAGGAAAAGGAGAAAGTATTTAAGATACACGATAAACTGGCTGCTTCTGGGCTGCGTATTCTGGCCATGGCTTACCGTGTCCTTCCACCTGGTTTTGATGATTACCAGACTGGTAGTGTTGAACAGGAGCTGGTATTTCTGGGTATGATGGCCATGCAGGACCCACCCCGTCCCGAAGTCAAACCCGCAGTCGAGGATTGTCATAAAGCAGGCATCAGCATCATCATGATCACCGGGGATTATGGTTTAACTGCCCAGGCCATTGCCCAGGAAGTGGGAATTGTAAGTCAGGCCTGCCGTATTGTTAAGGGGAAAGAACTGGACCAGATGAGTGATGATGAAATCCGGGAAATTCTCCAGGGGGATTGTAACGTTATCTTTGCCCGGGCAGTTCCCGAGCATAAAATGCGCATAGCCAGCATACTGGAGGGAATGGATGAAATTGTGGCCATGACCGGTGACGGGGTGAATGATGCTCCGGCCCTTCGTAAGGCAGATATAGGGGTGGCTATGGGGATCACCGGTACTGATGTGGCCAAGGAAGCTGCGGATATGATACTCACCGATGATAACTTCGCCACCATTGTGGAGGCCATTAAGGAGGGCCGTACCATCTATGAAAATATCCGCAAGTTCATCACCTATATTTTCTCCCACGAAACAGCGGAGATAGTTCCCTTCGTGATGATGGTCCTCTTCAGGATTCCTTTACCAATTACCGTCATGCAGATTCTGGCCATTGACTTGGGAACAGATACTGTACCTGCCCTGGCTCTGGGTGTGGGTCCTTCTGAGTCAGATGTCATGGATCGGCCCCCACGACCCCGCAGCGAACGTCTACTAAACCGGGGAGTCATATTCAGGGGTTACGTTTTTCTGGGAGTGATTGAGGCTGCCCTGGTGATGTCTGGATTTTTCTGGGTTCTGTTAAGTAGTGGCTGGGCCTGGGGCCAGCAACTATCATTCACTGACCCGGTTTACCTTAAAGCCACCAGCATGGTCTTTGCCGGAATAGTCCTGGCCCAGATGGGAAATCTCCTGGCCTGCCAGACCAACCGGACTTCGGTACTGGAAGTGGGAATCTTCAAAAACCGGTGGATTTTAAGGGGAATAGCTTTTTCAGTGGCAATTCTCCTGGCTATTATTTATATTCCTCCACTTCAGGAATTATTTGGAACAACCTCACTGGGATTGACCGAATGGATTTACTTACTTACCTTTGTACCGGTAATGTTCCTAGCGGACGAAGTACGCAAGTATATAGTTAGAAAAAGGGTTTAA
- a CDS encoding NAD+ synthase: MDKNKEILPVLDVEKVSREISGFIESSLIESKAQGLVVGLSGGLDSSATVKLCAQVVHADKILGLILPSQTTNQEDVDDAVTLAEEIGIKHRVIPIDPLMEPVENICRSSPDTEQYQLAGANLKARMRMLILYYHANALNRLVVGTGNRTELLVGYFTKYGDGGVDILPIGDLYKTDVQKVAEYLGLSDSILCKAPTAGLWPGQTDEEELGIKYGLLDQILYLMTEHGMGEEEVARELQIKLDEVVRVKVMMRAAEHKSKMPPIPKIIR, encoded by the coding sequence ATGGACAAAAATAAGGAGATCTTACCAGTTTTGGATGTGGAGAAAGTATCCCGGGAGATATCGGGTTTCATAGAAAGTTCTTTGATAGAATCTAAGGCACAAGGGCTGGTTGTAGGTCTTAGTGGTGGGTTAGATTCATCGGCCACAGTTAAACTATGTGCACAAGTGGTGCATGCCGATAAAATACTGGGATTGATCCTGCCCAGTCAGACCACCAATCAGGAAGATGTGGATGATGCCGTGACTCTGGCCGAGGAAATTGGCATAAAACACAGGGTAATCCCCATAGATCCCCTTATGGAGCCTGTGGAAAATATTTGCCGCTCTTCTCCGGACACAGAGCAATACCAACTTGCTGGGGCAAATCTTAAGGCACGAATGAGGATGTTAATTCTTTATTATCATGCCAATGCCCTGAACCGGCTGGTTGTTGGTACTGGTAATCGTACCGAACTTTTAGTGGGTTATTTCACCAAGTACGGTGATGGTGGGGTGGACATTCTCCCCATCGGCGACCTGTACAAAACTGATGTTCAGAAAGTGGCTGAATACTTGGGCCTCAGCGACAGTATCCTATGCAAGGCCCCTACTGCGGGATTATGGCCCGGGCAGACTGATGAAGAAGAATTAGGGATTAAATATGGGCTTCTAGACCAGATTCTGTACCTGATGACTGAACATGGCATGGGGGAGGAAGAAGTAGCTCGAGAACTTCAGATAAAACTGGACGAAGTGGTTAGGGTAAAGGTCATGATGCGTGCTGCTGAACACAAATCAAAAATGCCTCCCATACCTAAAATAATCCGATAA
- a CDS encoding LemA family protein codes for MVMEMIIELIILVILILIVVVFVYLYNSLVKLRNRVKNAWSQIDVQLNRRADLIPNLVETVKGYAKYEKTVFENVTAARAGLMNAKTVQETAEANNVLTETLKSLFAVAENYPDLKASENFRELQGQLEETENKIAYSRQFYNDTVLMYNNKCQMVPSNIIASLFNFQEEEFFEIEETKREVPKVEF; via the coding sequence ATGGTGATGGAAATGATAATCGAACTAATTATCCTAGTTATCCTAATTTTAATAGTCGTAGTGTTTGTATACCTTTACAACAGTCTGGTTAAACTTAGAAACCGGGTTAAAAATGCCTGGTCCCAGATCGATGTCCAGCTGAACCGGAGGGCAGACCTCATACCCAACCTGGTGGAAACAGTCAAAGGATATGCTAAATACGAGAAAACTGTATTCGAAAACGTAACTGCAGCCCGAGCGGGATTGATGAATGCTAAAACAGTCCAGGAAACAGCAGAGGCCAATAATGTATTAACTGAAACTCTGAAAAGCCTCTTTGCTGTGGCTGAGAATTATCCTGATCTAAAGGCCAGTGAAAACTTCCGGGAGCTCCAGGGTCAGCTGGAGGAAACTGAAAACAAGATCGCCTATTCCCGGCAGTTTTACAACGACACCGTCCTGATGTACAACAACAAATGCCAGATGGTGCCCAGTAACATCATTGCCTCTCTCTTCAACTTCCAGGAAGAAGAGTTCTTCGAAATCGAAGAGACCAAAAGGGAAGTCCCTAAAGTGGAATTCTAA
- a CDS encoding TetR/AcrR family transcriptional regulator, with translation MVSKTEQKFLDAALEIFAEKGYKGATTRLIAQKAGFSELTLFRKFKTKENLFNSVLTHNIEKVKADMTKALEANKSEDEEVFLTTLITDMAGIAEKNYEFILLSSTQKDDPMREVFVEYLSKCMEKHLPGRDISYRAFGLSIYSYTFMITQTKHYEQGWFNYERALSGFIQNAFKIFSL, from the coding sequence ATGGTTAGTAAAACAGAACAGAAATTTTTAGATGCCGCTCTGGAAATATTTGCTGAAAAAGGTTATAAAGGTGCCACAACTAGACTTATAGCACAAAAAGCAGGTTTCAGTGAATTAACGTTATTTAGAAAGTTTAAAACAAAAGAAAATCTTTTTAACAGTGTTTTAACCCATAATATTGAAAAAGTTAAAGCCGACATGACTAAAGCCCTGGAAGCCAATAAATCCGAAGATGAAGAGGTCTTTTTAACCACTTTAATTACAGATATGGCAGGGATTGCCGAAAAAAACTATGAATTCATACTGTTATCCAGTACCCAAAAAGATGACCCCATGCGGGAAGTATTTGTGGAATACCTGAGTAAATGTATGGAAAAACACCTCCCGGGAAGGGATATTAGCTACCGGGCATTCGGGCTCTCCATATATTCCTACACCTTCATGATCACCCAGACCAAACATTATGAACAGGGCTGGTTTAACTATGAACGGGCTTTGTCCGGGTTCATTCAGAATGCTTTTAAAATTTTTTCACTCTAG
- the cutA gene encoding divalent-cation tolerance protein CutA, translating to MYSMVYITTSGGEESKKIARVLLEEKLVACANIISNMESIYWWEGKLEEDVESILLVKTRSELVDKVIDKVREIHSYQTPCALEIQIKKGSPDYLDWLDNSL from the coding sequence ATGTATTCTATGGTTTATATCACTACTTCTGGAGGAGAAGAATCTAAAAAAATAGCCAGAGTCCTGTTAGAAGAGAAACTAGTGGCCTGTGCTAATATAATATCTAATATGGAATCTATTTACTGGTGGGAGGGAAAACTGGAGGAGGATGTTGAATCTATCCTTCTGGTGAAGACCCGATCCGAGTTGGTGGATAAAGTTATAGATAAGGTTAGAGAAATCCACAGCTACCAGACACCATGCGCCCTGGAGATCCAGATCAAGAAAGGGTCACCGGACTATCTGGACTGGTTAGATAACTCCCTGTAG